The proteins below come from a single Malus domestica chromosome 03, GDT2T_hap1 genomic window:
- the LOC103410813 gene encoding protein SUPPRESSOR OF K(+) TRANSPORT GROWTH DEFECT 1 → MYSNFKEQAIEYVKQAVQEDNAGNYAKAFPLYMNALDYFKTHLKYEKNPKIKEAITQKFTEYLRRAEEIRAVLDDGGPGPASNGDAAVATRPKTKPKDGEGGDGEDPEQAKLRAGLNSAIIREKPNVQWNDVAGLESAKQALQEAVILPVKFPQFFTGKRRPWRAFLLYGPPGTGKSYLAKAVATEADSTFFSISSSDLVSKWMGESEKLVSNLFQMARDSAPSIIFIDEIDSLCGTRGEGNESEASRRIKTELLVQMQGVGTNDQKVLVLAATNTPYALDQAIRRRFDKRIYIPLPDLKARQHMFKVHLGDTPHNLTESDYESLAGKTDGFSGSDIAVCVKDVLFEPVRKTQDAMFFIKDPRDMWIPCGPKQSGAVQITMQELAAKGLASQILPPPITKIDFDKVLAKQRPTVSKSDLDVHERFTREFGEEG, encoded by the exons ATGTATAGCAATTTCAAGGAGCAAGCGATAGAGTACGTGAAGCAAGCCGTGCAAGAAGATAATGCGGGAAATTACGCCAAGGCGTTCCCTTTGTACATGAACGCGTTGGACTACTTCAAGACCCACTTGAAGTACGAGAAGAACCCTAAGATCAAGGAAGCAATTACCCAGAAGTTCACCGAGTACTTGCGCCGCGCCGAGGAGATTCGGGCGGTATTGGATGACGGAGGGCCGGGCCCGGCGTCTAACGGGGATGCGGCGGTGGCCACCAGGCCCAAGACCAAGCCCAAGGATGGGGAAGGCGGCGATGGGGAAGATCCGGAGCAGGCGAAGCTCCGGGCAGGGCTGAATTCGGCGATTATAAGGGAGAAGCCCAATGTGCAATGGAATGATGTTGCTGGTTTGGAGAGTGCCAAGCAGGCCTTGCAAGAGGCGGTTATATTGCCGGTCAAATTCCCGCAGTTCTTTACTG GCAAGAGACGGCCATGGAGGGCTTTTCTATTGTATGGGCCTCCTGGAACTGGAAAGTCTTACTTGGCCAAGGCTGTTGCAACTGAGGCGGACTCGACATTTTTCAG TATTTCTTCTTCAGACCTGGTTTCAAAGTGGATGGGTGAGAGTGAAAAGCTAGTTTCAAACCTTTTCCAAATGGCTCGTGATAGTGCACCATCCATTATATTCATCGATGAGATAGATTCCTTGTGTGGGACTCGTGGAGAAGGCAATGAGAGTGAAGCTTCTAGACGAATTAAGACGGAACTTCTTGTGCAGATGCAG GGTGTGGGAACCAATGATCAGAAAGTTCTTGTTCTCGCAGCAACAAATACTCCATATGCACTAGATCAG GCCATTCGGCGCCGTTTCGACAAGCGTATATACATTCCCCTCCCAGATTTAAAGGCTCGTCAGCATATGTTCAAA GTTCATCTAGGAGATACTCCTCACAACTTAACAGAAAGTGATTATGAAAGCTTAGCTGGCAAAACTGATGGTTTTTCAGGTTCCGATATTGCTGTTTGT GTTAAAGATGTTCTCTTTGAACCTGTTCGTAAAACGCAAGATGCCATGTTCTTTATCAAGGATCCTAGGGATATGTGGATACCATGTGGACCAAAGCAATCAGGTGCTGTCCAAATCACCATGCAGGAGCTGGCGGCAAAAGGACTCGCTTCACAG ATCCTTCCGCCTCCTATCACAAAAATAGATTTCGATAAGGTGCTTGCTAAACAGAGGCCTACAGTGAGCAAAAGTGACCTTGACGTCCATGAGAGGTTCACAAGAGAGTTCGGAGAGGAAGGGTGA